One part of the Quercus lobata isolate SW786 chromosome 7, ValleyOak3.0 Primary Assembly, whole genome shotgun sequence genome encodes these proteins:
- the LOC115952571 gene encoding zinc finger BED domain-containing protein RICESLEEPER 2-like: protein MFEPKMDGEEGFQLVPTAFTVEASRKALAEMVIIDELPFRFVEGYGFQRYATTLQPKLRIRDIPSRQTIARDVISIYGVEREKLRGALKGRRVCLTTDTWTSIQNLCYMSLTGYFIDDDWKLHKRILNFCQVEDHKGETIGRKIELCLREWGINGIFTLTVDNASSNGATIKFLENVTKDWEGTVLEHEFLHMRYCAHILNLIVGDGMREIDASIAKVREAVRYVKSSPNRNQTFVGFVERLGIESKSLLCLDIPTRWNSTYLMLETAQKFEKVFIRMDFEDDSYSSYFMNKENSGGMGSPSSIDFQNCRIFVGFLKLFYNATKKFSGSLYVTANTFFDEMFVIQENISNLNKSQNHLLKNMATKMESKFDKYWGKGDKMNHLLYVAVILDPRKKLRFLKFCFSEIYGNEVADVMAELVRGALVKLYDFYSRVDSSNVQVASERERTHIEGESIGCSDPYVMVNSRFERFLEAEQSIGCSNEIDKYLAENCESRRGDVKFEILGWWKANSDRYQVLSKLARDVLAVPVSTVASESAFSTGGRILDPFRSSLSPLMVQNLVCAQD, encoded by the coding sequence ATGTTTGAACCTAAAATGGATGGGGAGGAAGGGTTTCAGCTTGTACCGACAGCCTTTACTGTTGAGGCTTCTAGAAAGGCACTTGCTGAAATGGTTATAATAGATGAGTTGCCTTTTAGGTTTGTTGAAGGGTATGGGTTTCAAAGATATGCAACAACCTTACAACCTAAGTTGCGAATTAGGGATATCCCATCTCGTCAAACTATAGCTAGGGATGTGATTAGCATTTAtggtgttgagagagagaaactaaggGGGGCTTTGAAGGGTCGTAGGGTGTGTCTTACTACGGACACATGGACGAGTATTCAAAATCTGTGTTATATGTCCCTTACAGGTTATTTTATTGATGATGATTGGAAGTTACATaagagaattttgaatttttgtcaagttgaaGACCATAAGGGAGAGACCATAGGTAGAAAGATTGAGTTGTGTTTGCGTGAGTGGGGTATTAATGGCATATTCACTTTAACAGTGGACAATGCTAGCTCAAATGGTGCCACTATTAAGTTTTTGGAGAATGTAACTAAAGATTGGGAGGGAACTGTTTTAGAACATGAGTTCTTACACATGAGGTATTGTGCACATATCCTAAATTTGATTGTGGGGGATGGTATGAGAGAAATTGATGCATCCATTGCAAAGGTGCGTGAAGCTGTGAGGTATGTGAAGTCCTCACCAAATAGGAATCAaacttttgtgggttttgtggagAGATTAGGTATTGAGTCTAAGTCTCTTCTTTGTCTAGATATACCAACTAGGTGGAACTCTACCTACCTCATGTTAGAAACcgcacaaaaatttgaaaaagtgttCATACGTATGGACTTTGAGGATGATAGTTATTCTTCATACTTTATGAACAAGGAGAATAGTGGTGGTATGGGATCTCCTAGTagtattgattttcaaaattgtaggATATTTGTGGGGTTTTTGAAGCTTTTTTACAATGCCACAAAAAAGTTTTCAGGTTCTTTGTATGTTACTGCCAACACCTTTTTTGATGAGATGTTTGtcattcaagagaatatttccaATTTAAATAAATCACAAAACCACCTCTTGAAAAACATGGCAACTAAAATGGAATCTAAGTTTGATAAGTATTGGGGGAAAGGGGATAAAATGAATCATCTCTTGTATGTGGCTGTGATTCTTGATCCAAGAAAGAAGTTGAGGTTTTTGAAGTTCTGTTTTTCTGAAATTTATGGAAATGAAGTGGCTGATGTGATGGCTGAATTGGTGAGGGGTGCCTTGGTCAAGTTGTATGATTTTTATTCTCGTGTTGATTCATCAAATGTACAAGTAGCAAGTGAGAGGGAGAGGACACACATAGAAGGTGAGTCAATAGGTTGTAGTGATCCATATGTGATGGTTAATTCTAGGTTTGAACGGTTTTTGGAGGCTGAGCAGTCCATAGGGTGTAGCAATGAGATTGACAAATATTTGGCTGAAAATTGTGAAAGTAGAAGAGGGGATGTGAAATTTGAGATATTAGGGTGGTGGAAGGCCAATTCAGATAGATATCAAGTGCTGTCCAAATTGGCTAGGGATGTGCTGGCTGTACCTGTTTCTACTGTTGCATCTGAGTCAGCGTTTAGTACCGGAGGACGCATACTTGATCCATTTCGGAGTTCACTCTCCCCACTTATGGTTCAAAATCTGGTTTGTGCACAAGACTAG
- the LOC115953924 gene encoding stemmadenine O-acetyltransferase-like → MMMDVDIISREIIRPSSPAIHHLKPFKLSLLDQLTPTTYIPLTLFYPKNHTHSTNHLKNSLSETLNTFYPFSGRMKDNHFIDYYDEGIPFTEARVSCCLSDFLEHPKTELLNHFLPFRPLCKEPNPMETAQIAVQVNIFDCGGIAIGLCMSHKIIDGIAMSAFLNNWAASAGGHSNKLVHPNFSEASSLSHFPPQDILPHIVAPLLERLWFNGSKCKTGRFVFDSKAIATLKAKAKSERVQNPSRTESLSCFIFKHARAASRLTSGSPRPSILGQAVNIRKKTNPHLSDYSIGNLIWWALAAYDYNSPESTDQIELRGLVATLRETISKINSDVSILQGHEDLKATIEYLNQKAEMLLFSRENPDFFAFSSWLTFGLYDLDFGWGKPIWTGIHGEVDSGFMNVTVLKNTISGNGIEAWVSLDEKAMAILEHNPEFLAFATLNPSVLSQ, encoded by the coding sequence atgatgatggaCGTTGATATCATTTCAAGAGAAATCATCAGACCATCATCACCAGCAATTCATCATCTAAAACCCTTCAAACTCTCTCTGTTGGACCAGCTCACTCCTACAACCTATATCCCACTTACCCTCTTTTACCCTAAGAACCATACTCATTCAACCAATCACCTAAAAAACTCACTCTCAGAAACCCTAAATACCTTCTACCCATTTTCTGGAAGGATGAAAGACAACCATTTCATTGATTATTATGATGAGGGCATTCCATTTACTGAGGCCCGAGTCAGTTGCTGTCTTTCTGACTTTCTTGAACATCCTAAAACGGAGTTGTTAAACCATTTTCTTCCTTTCCGCCCACTTTGCAAAGAACCAAACCCAATGGAAACTGCCCAAATAGCAGTACAAGTGAATATATTTGATTGTGGTGGAATAGCAATCGGTTTGTGCATGTCACATAAGATCATAGATGGAATCGCCATGAGTGCTTTCCTCAACAATTGGGCAGCCAGTGCAGGCGGGCACAGTAACAAATTAGTGCATCCTAATTTTTCAGAGGCATCATCATTATCACACTTTCCCCCGCAAGATATATTGCCTCATATTGTTGCACCTTTATTAGAAAGGCTTTGGTTCAATGGAAGCAAGTGCAAGACAGGGAGATTTGTGTTTGATTCCAAGGCCATAGCTACTCTAAAGGCGAAAGCAAAGAGTGAACGAGTGCAAAACCCAAGCCGAACTGAATCACTGTCTTGTTTCATTTTTAAACACGCAAGAGCTGCTTCTAGATTAACATCTGGTTCTCCAAGGCCATCTATACTGGGCCAAGCAGTAAACATCCggaaaaaaacaaatccacACTTGTCGGATTATTCTATAGGTAATCTCATTTGGTGGGCATTAGCAGCCTATGATTATAACTCACCAGAGTCGACAGATCAGATCGAGCTGCGTGGCTTGGTGGCAACCCTAAGAGAAACTATTTCGAAAATCAATAGTGATGTGAGCATTCTGCAAGGTCATGAAGATTTAAAAGCCACGATCGAGTACCTAAACCAGAAAGCTGAAATGTTACTATTCTCCAGAGAAAACCCAGATTTTTTCGCTTTCAGCAGTTGGTTGACGTTCGGATTATATGATCTCGATTTTGGATGGGGAAAACCCATTTGGACAGGGATCCATGGGGAAGTTGATTCGGGGTTTATGAATGTCACTGTACTTAAAAATACCATCTCTGGCAATGGGATTGAGGCATGGGTGTCCTTAGATGAAAAAGCTATGGCTATCTTGGAGCACAATCCTGAATTCCTTGCCTTTGCTACTTTAAACCCAAGTGTTTTAAGCCAATGA